DNA from Micromonospora nigra:
TCGATGATGACGTGGGCGTTGGTGCCGGAGATACCGAACGACGACACCGCCGCCCGACGTGGCCGACCCGTCTCCGGCCACGGCCGCGCCTCGGTCACCAACTCCACCGCACCAGCCGACCAGTCGATGTGCGGCGACGGCGCATCCACATGCAACGTCGCCGGCACCACCCCCTCCCGCATCGCCAACACCATCTTGATCACACCAGCCACACCCGCAGCCGCCTGAGCATGCCCGATGTTCGACTTCACCGACCCCAACAACAACGGCGCCCGACCGGCACGATCCTGCCCATACGTCGCCAACAACGCCTGCGCCTCGATCGGATCACCCAGAGTCGTGCCCGTACCGTGCGCCTCCACCACATCCACATCCGCCGTGGACAGTCGGGCGCTGGCGAGGGCCTGGCTGATGACGCGCCGCTGGGCGGGGCCGTTGGGTGCGGTCAGCCCGTTGGACGCGCCGTCCTGGTTGACCGCCGAACCGCGCACTGTCGCCAGGACCGGGTGGCCGTTGCGCCGGGCGTCGGACAGCCGCTCGACGAGCAGCCAGCCGACGCCCTCGGAGAAGCCGGCACCGTCGGCGGCGGCCGCGAACGACCTGCACCGGCCGTCCGGGGAGAGGGCGCGCTGCCGGCTCGACCCGACGTACAGACCGGGGGTGGCCATCACCGTCACGCCGCCGGCCAGCGCCAGTTCACATTCGCCCGCCCGCAGGGCCTGCACGGCGAGGTGCAGCGCCACCAGCGACGAGGAGCAGGCCGTGTCGATCGACACCGCCGGCCCCTCCAGCCCGAGGGTGTACGACACCCGGCCCGACGCGACGGCCGCCGCACCACCGGTCATCGAGTGACCCTCGTCGCCGTCCGGCGACATCATCAGCAGGGTGCCGTAGTCCTGACCGTTGGTGCCGACGAACACCCCGGTCCGGCTGCCGCGCAGCGACGCCGGGTCGATGCCGGCGGCCTCGACCGCCTCCCAGGACGTCTCCAGCAGCAGCCGCTGCTGCGGGTCCATGGTCAGCGCCTCGCGGGGCGAGATGCCGAAGAACGCCGCGTCGAAGTCGCCGGCCCCGTCGACGAAGCCGCCCTCCCGTGCGTACGAGGTGCCGGGGTTGTCGGGGTCGGGGTGGTACAGCCGGTCCAGGTCCCAGCCCCGGTCGTCGGGGAAGAAGGTGACACCGTCCCGACCGTCGCGCAGCAGCTCCCACAGGTCGCCCGGGTTACGCACCCCGCCCGGCAGGCGGCAGCTCATCGCCACGATCGCCACCGGCTCAAGTTCCTGGGACTGGGCCTCGCTGAGCCGGCGGCGGGTGTCGTGGAGATCCGCCATGACCCGCTTGAGGTAGTCGCGGAGCTTGTCTTCATTGGCCATCGGAGTGCCGCTTCCTCGGGAGGGACGGGTGAGAGCCGGAACGGGTCAGGAGATGCCGAGGTCCTCGTCCACCATCGCGAACAGTTCGTCGTCGGTGGCCTCGTCGAGGTGTCGGCCGATGGTGCCGCCGCTGTCCTGGCCGAGCCGGGAGAGCATCGCCTGGAGGCGTACGGTGGCTCGCACCCGCGCCGCCTCGTCCCGGGCCACCACGTCGAGGCTGTCGGCGATCCGGTCGAGGTCGTCCAGCAGGACCGTCGGGGTGACCACGTCGTCGTGGGCGACCTCGGCGAAGAGGTACTCCGCCAAGGTCGTCGGGGTCGGATAGTCGAAGACCAGCGTGACGGGCAGGGCCACACCGGTGGCCGAGCCGAGCCGGTTGCGCAGCTCGATGGCGGTGACCGAGTCGAAGCCCAGTTCCCGGAACGCCCGGTGCTCGTCCACCGCCTCGACGGACGGGTAGTTGAGCACGGCGGCGACCTGGCCGCGGACGAGACCGAGCAGGACGGCGAGCCGCTCGGCGGCGGGCAGGCCGGCCAGCCGCTTCTGCAGCGAGTCTGGGGAGTCGTCGGTGTCGGCCACCGCGCTGCGCTCGGTGGCCACCAGCCGGCGGACGTCCGGCAGGTCGCTGATCAGCGGGCCGGGCCGGGTGGCGGTGAACGCGAAGTGGAACCTCTCCCAGGCGATGTCGGCGATGGTGAGGTGTGCCTCGCCGTGGTCGACGGCCTGGTGCAGGGCGGTGATCGCCGCCTCGGGGGCCATCTCCGGTACACCGTGGCGGTGCAGAAGTTCGCCGAACGGCCCTTCGGCCATGCCGCCGCCGGCCCAGGCACCCCAGGCGATGGAGGTGGCGGGCAGGCCGAGGCCGCGCCGGTGCTGGGCGAGGGCGTCGAGGAACGCGTTGCTGGGGGCGTAGTTGCCGACGCCGGAGCTGGCGACGCTGCCGGCGAACGACGAGAACATGATGAAGGCGGAGAGGTCCAGGTCGAGGGTCAGCTCGTGCAGGTGGTACGCGACGTCGACCTTGGCCTGGAGGACCCGCTCGATCTGGTCCATCCGGATCTCGTTGATCAGGGCGTCGTCGAGTACGGCGGAGGCGTGCACGACCACGTTCAGCGGCAGCTCGTCGGGAATCGAGTCGATCAGGGCGGCCAGGGCGTCCCGGTCGGAGGCGTCACACTCGACGACGGTGCCCTGAGCGCCCAGCGCCGTGAGGTCGTCGACGAGCTGCTGCGCACCTGGGGCCGCCATGCCGCGGCGGCTGGCGACGACGATGTTCTGTACGCCGCTGCGGGCCAGCCAACGAGCGGCGTGACCGCCCAGAGCACCGGTGCCGCCGGTGACCAGAGCGGTGCCGTACGGCTCCCACGGTTGGGCGGGCTGGCTGTCGCCGAGCGGCACCCGGGTGAGCCGGCGGGCCAGCAGGCCGCTGGGGCGTACCGCGATCTGGTCCTCGTCGCCGGCGGTGGTGAGGGCCGCGACCAGCAGGTCGGCGCTGCGCTCGTCGACGGCCTCCGGCAGGTCGACCAGGCCGCCCCAGCGTTGCGGGTGTTCCAGCGCGGCGACCCGACCGAAGCCCCAGGTCAGGGCCTGCACCGGGGAGCGCAGCAGGTCGGCCCGGCCGACGGCGACGGCGCCGGAGGTGACGCTCCACATCGGGGCGTGCAGCCCGACGTCGCCGAGCGCCTGGAACAGGGCGACGGTGGCGGCGAAGCCACCGGGTACGGACGGGTGCAGCGGGTGGACCAGTTCGTCGAAGGCGAGCAGCGACACCACGCCGGTCACCTCGGCGGCCCCGTCGTCGCCGCCGGAGGCGGCGGGCAGGGCCTCCCGCAGCAGCTTGCCGAGTACCTCCCGGTCGGCGTCGGCGGTGGCGACGGGTACCGCGACGACGGTGGCGCCGGCGGCGGTGATCGCGTCGACGGCGGCGTCCTGCCACGGCTCGACGAACTCGCCGGTGGGCATGACCACGACCCAGGTGCCGGTCATGCCCCGGTTGGCCACGCCGGTGAGGGGCTTCCAGGTGTCCTGGTAGCGCCAGCGGTCGATGTCGGACTGCCGGCGGCGCTTGGTCCGCCACGAGGTGAGCAGCGGCAGGACGGGGGCCAGCGCGTCGAAGGCCTCGTCGGCCGGGACGTCCTCGGTGGCGACGGTCTCGGCGAGCGCGGTGAGGTCGCCGCGTTCCACGGCGGCCCAGAAGGAGGCGTCGGTGGGTTCGGCCGTGGTGTGGAGCAGGTTCTCCAGGTCGGCGCCGCCGCTGCCGTCCAGCCAGAACCGCTGGTGGTCGAAGGCGTAGGTGGGCAGGAGCAGCGTCTGTGCCTCGGCGAGCACGGTCGTGAGGTCGACGGGCAGGCCGATGGTGTGGGCGGTGGCGAGGTTGGTCAACAACCGGGTCGGATCGTCGTCACCCCGACGCAGGCTACCCACCGTGTGACCGGCCACCCCCACGTCATCCAGGATCGCCGTCACCGGCATCGTCAACACCGGATGCGGACTGATCTCCACGAACGTCGTGAACCCGGCCGCCACCGCCGTCCGCACCGCCGCATCGAACCGCACCGTCTGCCGCAGGTTCTCATACCAGTAATCCGCCGTCATCGTCTCCGGGTCAACCCACTCCCCCGTCAACGTCGACACCAGACGAACACGACCAGACCGCGGAGCAACATCCGCCAGATCCGCACGAAGCTGCTCGGCGACCTCCTGCACCGCCACCGAATGAGAGGCATAGTCCACCGGAATCAACCGCGCCCGCACCCCATCGGCCTGACACGCCTCCACCAGATCCGCCACCGGCTGCGGCGGACCCGACACCACCACCGTCGACGGCCCGTTCACCGCCGCCACACCCACACCCGGATACCCGGACAACCGCTCCGCCACCGCCTCGACGGGCAGATCAACCGACGCCATCGCACCGGTCCCCCGCAACACCGACAACGCCCGAGACCGCAGAGCAACAGTCTTCGCCGCATCATCCAACGACAGAATCCCCGCCACACACGCCGCACCGATCTCACCCTGCGAATGACCGACCACCGCCTGCGGGGCGACACCCACGTGCTGCCACACCGCCGCCAGAGCCACCCCGACAGCCCACAACACGGGCTGCACCACCTCGACCCGCTCCAACCACGACTCGTCATCCCCGGTCAGCACGGCAACCAGATCGACGTCCAGGTACGGCGCGAGAGCCCGCTGACAATCCGCCAACACCACATCGAACACCGGCACCCGACCGACCAGGCCCGCCGCCATCCCCACCGACTGCGCACCCTGACCAGGAAACACGAACACCGGGCCGGCGGAGGAACCCGCGACCGTACCGGTCACCAGACTGCCCGCCGGAGAGCCGGCCGCCAGGGCGTCCAGACCGGACAGCAGCTCGTCGCGGCTCGAACCGACAACGGCAGCCCGCTGGTCGAACGTCGACCGGGTGGTCGCCAGCGACCAGCCCACCGCCGCCGGATCGGCGTCGGCGTGCTCACGCACGTACGCGGCCAACCGCTCGGCCTGACCGGCCAGCGCAGCCCTCGACCGCGCCGACACCGGCCACACGGTGACGTCGGCCTCGACCAGGCCGGGCCTGTCGGCGTTCTCCTCGACGGTCTCGGGGGTCTCCTGCCCGTCGGCCGTCTCCGGGGCGGCGGTGCGCGGCTGGTACTCCTCCAGGATCACGTGGGCGTTGGTGCCACTGACGCCGAACGAGGAGACGCCGCCGCGGCGGGGCCGGTCCAGCTCCGGCCACGGCCGGGTCTCGGTGAGCAGGGACACCGCGCCGGCCGACCAGTCCACGTGCGGGGAGGGCTCGTCGACGTGCAGGGTCTCCGGCATGACCCCGTTGCGCAACGCCATCACCATCTTGACCAGCCCGGCGACGCCGGCGGCGCTCTGGGTGTGGCCGATGTTCGACTTGACCGAGCCGAGCCACAGTGGCCGGTCGGCGGGACGGTCCTGCCCGTACGTGGCGATGAGCGCCTGGGCCTCGATGGGGTCGCCGAGGGTGGTGCCGGTGCCGTGCGCCTCGACCATGTCGACGTCGGCGGAGCCGAGCCGGGCGTTGGCCAGCGCCTGCCGGATGACCCGCTGCTGGGAGGGGCCGTTCGGGGCGGTGAGGCCGTTGGACGCACCGTCCTGGTTGAGGGCGCTGCCCCGGATGACGGCGAGGATCGGGTGTCCGTTGCGTTCGGCGTCGGCGAGTCGCTCGACGACGAGCACGCCGCCGCCCTCGCCCCAGCCGGTGCCGTCCGCCCCGGCGGCGAAGGCCCGGCACCGGCCGTCGACGGACATGCCGCGCTGGCGGGAGAAGACGACGAAGACGCCGGGGGTGGCCATGACGGTGACGCCACCGGCGATCGCGAGGTCGCACTCGCCGCGACGCAGCGCGTTCACCGCCAGGTGCAGCGCCACCAGTGAGGACGAGCACGCGGTGTCCACGGTGACCGCCGGGCCGTTGAGGCCGAGGGTGAACGAGATCCGGCCGGAGGCGACGCTGGTGGTGTTGCCGGTGCCGAGGTACATGTCGACGCCCTCGGGGACGTGCGGCAGGCCCATCCCGTAGTTCGAGGTGCTCAGGCCGACGAAGACGCCGGTGGAGCTGCCGCGCAGGGACAGCGGGTCGATCCCGGCCCGCTCGACGGCCTCCCAGGAGGTCTCCAGCAGCAGCCGCTGCTGCGGGTCCATGGCCATGGCCTCACGCGGCGAGATGCCGAACAGGGTCGGATCGAACGCTGCGGCGTCGGTCAGGAAACCACCGACCCGGGTGTAGCTCTTGCCGGGCTTGTCCGGGTCCGGATCGTAGAGCGAGTCCAGGTCCCAGCCCCGGTCAGCCGGGAACTCGCTGAGGGCGTCCCGGCCGTCGGCGACGAGGTCCCACAGGTCCTCGGGCGAGCGGACGTCACCGGGGAACCGGCAGCTCATCGAGACGATGGCGAGCGGCTCCTGGTCGCGCGCCTCCACGGTCTGGAGCTTGCGCCTGGTGTCGTGAAGGTCGGCGGTCACCCGCTTGAGGAAGTACCGCAGCTTGTCGTCGCTCATCGGGTCGCACCTGCCTCGATCCGGAAGTCGGTCATCTCAGGAGATTCCAAACTCTTTGCTGATGAAGTCGAAGATCTCGTCGTCGCTGGCCGATTCGAGATCGGGCCGGTCCTGGTCGGGACCGGCGGCGAGGTCGGACGCCTTGGCGAGCAGGTCCTGCATGCGGGCGGCGAACCGGGCCTGGGCGGCCGGGTCGAGCGGGATCGTGGTGAGCAGGCTTTCCACCGCGTCGATGCCCTGGAAGAGGGGCTGGGTGGACGGTGCGGTCCCGGCGGCGATCTCCCCGGCCAGCTTCTCGGCGAGGGCGGTCGGGGTCGGATAGTCGAAGACCAGCGTGGCCGGCAGCCGCAGCCCGGACAGGGTGTTGAGCCGGTTCCGCAGGTCGACGGCGGTGAGCGAGTCGAAGCCCAGTTCGGTGAAGAGCCGGCCCGGGTCGACCGCGTCGGCACCGGCATGGCCGAGGACGGCGGCGATGTTGGCCCGGACCACGTCGAGGACGACCTTGAGCCGTTCGGGGCCGGCCAGGCCGGCGACCCGCTGACCGAGCGACACCCCGCCGGAACGGGCTCCGGCGTCGACCGAGCGGCGCACCGGTACCCGGACCAGGGCGCGCAGCAGCGGGGCGAGGGCCCCGGCCTCGGCCTGCGTGCGCAGGGTCGCGACGTCCAGTCGCATGGGGACGACCGCTGCGGCGTCGAGCCGCCACGCGGCGTCGAACAGGTGCAGCGCCTGCTCGGTGGCCAGCCCGGCCGCGCCCTGCTCGGCGATGCGCCGCACGTCGGTGTCGGCGAGGTGGCCGGTCATGCCGCTGGCCTGTTCCCAGAGGCCCCAGGCCAGTGAGATGCCGGACAGCCCCTGGGCCCGACGGTGGGCGGCGAGGGCGTCGAGGAAGGCGTTCGCCGCCGCGTAGTTGGACTGGCCGGCGCTGCCCAGACTCGCCGCCGCCGAGGAGAACAGCACGAACGCGGCGAGGTCGTGCCCGGCGGTGAGCCGGTGCAGGTGCCACGCCGCGTCGATCTTCGGCACCGCCACCGCGTCGATCCGGTCGGGAGTCATCGACTCCAGCACCCCGTCGTCGAGGACGCCGGCGGCGTGCACCACGGCGGTGAGCGGGTGCTCGGCGGGGATCCCGGCGAGCAGCGTGGCCAGGGCGTCCGGGTCGGCGACGTCGCAGGCGGCGACGGTCACCCGCGTACCGGCACCGGCGAGGTCGGTGACCAGGTTCTCGATCCCGTCCGCCGCCGCGCCGCGCCGTCCGGCCAGCAGCAGGTGCCGCACGCCGTGGGTGGTGGCGAGGTGCCGGGCCAGCAGCCGGCCGAGCACGCCGGTGCCACCGGTGATCAGCACGGTGCCGGCCGGGTCGATGCCGCCGGGCAGCGGTTCCACGCCGGCCGGCACCCGCCCGAGACGCGGGGTACGTACCTGTCCGGCACGGATCGCGGCCTGCGGC
Protein-coding regions in this window:
- a CDS encoding type I polyketide synthase, producing the protein MSDDKLRYFLKRVTADLHDTRRKLQTVEARDQEPLAIVSMSCRFPGDVRSPEDLWDLVADGRDALSEFPADRGWDLDSLYDPDPDKPGKSYTRVGGFLTDAAAFDPTLFGISPREAMAMDPQQRLLLETSWEAVERAGIDPLSLRGSSTGVFVGLSTSNYGMGLPHVPEGVDMYLGTGNTTSVASGRISFTLGLNGPAVTVDTACSSSLVALHLAVNALRRGECDLAIAGGVTVMATPGVFVVFSRQRGMSVDGRCRAFAAGADGTGWGEGGGVLVVERLADAERNGHPILAVIRGSALNQDGASNGLTAPNGPSQQRVIRQALANARLGSADVDMVEAHGTGTTLGDPIEAQALIATYGQDRPADRPLWLGSVKSNIGHTQSAAGVAGLVKMVMALRNGVMPETLHVDEPSPHVDWSAGAVSLLTETRPWPELDRPRRGGVSSFGVSGTNAHVILEEYQPRTAAPETADGQETPETVEENADRPGLVEADVTVWPVSARSRAALAGQAERLAAYVREHADADPAAVGWSLATTRSTFDQRAAVVGSSRDELLSGLDALAAGSPAGSLVTGTVAGSSAGPVFVFPGQGAQSVGMAAGLVGRVPVFDVVLADCQRALAPYLDVDLVAVLTGDDESWLERVEVVQPVLWAVGVALAAVWQHVGVAPQAVVGHSQGEIGAACVAGILSLDDAAKTVALRSRALSVLRGTGAMASVDLPVEAVAERLSGYPGVGVAAVNGPSTVVVSGPPQPVADLVEACQADGVRARLIPVDYASHSVAVQEVAEQLRADLADVAPRSGRVRLVSTLTGEWVDPETMTADYWYENLRQTVRFDAAVRTAVAAGFTTFVEISPHPVLTMPVTAILDDVGVAGHTVGSLRRGDDDPTRLLTNLATAHTIGLPVDLTTVLAEAQTLLLPTYAFDHQRFWLDGSGGADLENLLHTTAEPTDASFWAAVERGDLTALAETVATEDVPADEAFDALAPVLPLLTSWRTKRRRQSDIDRWRYQDTWKPLTGVANRGMTGTWVVVMPTGEFVEPWQDAAVDAITAAGATVVAVPVATADADREVLGKLLREALPAASGGDDGAAEVTGVVSLLAFDELVHPLHPSVPGGFAATVALFQALGDVGLHAPMWSVTSGAVAVGRADLLRSPVQALTWGFGRVAALEHPQRWGGLVDLPEAVDERSADLLVAALTTAGDEDQIAVRPSGLLARRLTRVPLGDSQPAQPWEPYGTALVTGGTGALGGHAARWLARSGVQNIVVASRRGMAAPGAQQLVDDLTALGAQGTVVECDASDRDALAALIDSIPDELPLNVVVHASAVLDDALINEIRMDQIERVLQAKVDVAYHLHELTLDLDLSAFIMFSSFAGSVASSGVGNYAPSNAFLDALAQHRRGLGLPATSIAWGAWAGGGMAEGPFGELLHRHGVPEMAPEAAITALHQAVDHGEAHLTIADIAWERFHFAFTATRPGPLISDLPDVRRLVATERSAVADTDDSPDSLQKRLAGLPAAERLAVLLGLVRGQVAAVLNYPSVEAVDEHRAFRELGFDSVTAIELRNRLGSATGVALPVTLVFDYPTPTTLAEYLFAEVAHDDVVTPTVLLDDLDRIADSLDVVARDEAARVRATVRLQAMLSRLGQDSGGTIGRHLDEATDDELFAMVDEDLGIS